The genomic DNA GAAACCGATAGCTTTAATTGGGGATATGATCCTTTTCATTACACTGCTCCTGAAGGTTCATATTCGACAAATCCTGAAGGTACACAGAGAATTGTCGAAACTCGTCAAATGATTCAAGCGATTAAAAATAACATTGGAATGAATGTCGTGATGGATGTGGTTTATAACCATACTAATTCAGCAGGTCCAGATAACCACACTTCCGTTTTAGATAAAATCGTCCCTTGGTATTACAACCGGTTAAACCCGATAACAGGCACTGTGGAAAACTCAACGTGCTGCTCCAACACCGCACCCGAACATGCCATGATGGGGAAATTAATCCGTGATTCACTAGTTGTCTGGGCGCGTGAATATAAAATCGATGCCTTTCGTTTTGACTTAATGGCACACCACCCACTTGCCCAAATTCAAGATGCATTGAAAGCAGTTCAAGCCGTTGATCCAAAAATTTATTTTTATGGTGAAGGATGGAATTTTGGCGAAGTCGCTGACGATGCTTTATTCGTTCAAGCTTCACAAGCGCATTTAGCAGGAACAGGCATTGGTAGCTTCTCTGACCGCCTGCGTGATGCCGTACGTGGCGGCAGTCCGTTTGATAGCCAAGAAGGTATTCGTAAGACACAAGGATTTGGTAACGGTGCTTGGGTTCAACCGAACGATATAACAGAACAAGCCTTATCAGATGCACTACACAATACCGATCTCGTACGTTTAGGCATGGCGGGTAATTTAAAAGCATTCCAATTTATCGATGCGAACGACACGTTAGTGAGCGGTGATCATGTGGATTACAACGGACAACCTGCCGGTTATGCACAAGATCCAACCGAAATACAAAACTACGTATCGAAACACGACAACCAAACGTTATGGGACAATAATCAATACAAAATCGCTTATAAAGCCAGCTTAGATGAACGTGTTCGCATGCAAGCGGTCTCTCTTGCCACCGCGATGCTTGGTCAAGGCGTTCCATTTACTCATATGGGTTCGGAGATACTTCGTTCGAAATCAATGCAACGTGATTCGTATGATTCTGGTGATTGGTTCAACAAAGTCGACTTTACTCTACACGATAATAATTGGGATAAAGGATTACCACGACAAGACAAAGATGGAGAGAACTACTCTATTATCACCCAAGTGATCGATACCCACAGTGTCAGCGCTAAACCAAGTCATCAGGAAATAGCTAAAATGGTGGATTACTACCAAGATCTTGCCAAACTGCGCCATACTTACCCCTTATTACGCTTGGGAAAAGGTAAGGAAGTGATCAAACGAATTGCTTTCCACAATACTGGTAGCGCTCAAATCCCAGGGTTAATTGTAATGAGCATTGATAACGGCACGAATGTAAGTGATTTTACTCATGAAACCTCGAGTCATGACCAACTTGATGGTTTGATTGTTACGATTAACGCTTCACCGAATCCAATAACATTCACTCTGCCTGTCACTGGCTTTGTACTAAGTTCGGTCTACCAATCCGATCTTGCTCAAGGGGTATTAATTAAAGGCTCAACACTCACTCTGCCAGCATGGACACCTGCAGTATTGGAGTTACCTCGCCAAGACGAGCGAGGGATTGGCATCCCTGTTTCAATGAATTAATACCGAAAAAAAATTTAATATTTATAACAATAAAGGCGCTTACTTTTAAAATAAGCGCCTTTTGCTTTTCTGCATTTTCTTTTAGTTAATTGATGTATCGCAATTTTAAAACAAAAAAAACATTGCATTGAATGAAGTGGCTTAAGTTCCCTAACCCATCAGTGATATTTTCACGAACTAATATTGCATTTTTAATAGGTGCGTAAACAGAATGTAAGTCGTATTGTTACTAAGATATTACATTTTGTTACACTTAGGAGGGGCAATGAAAGTTCTCGTTGAATATACAGAAACTGGTATGTATAAAGATTATTCTTGGGGAAATCCAACCATGCGTACCAAAGGTCAATTACACGCCGTTGAACCAGCGTCTGCAGCGACTTTAATCAAGGCTCACAAAGCCTGTTTATACAAAAATGAAGATGGTGAAATTGTCATTCAACGATAAAATCTACCGTCAATTAATGATAAAAAATGCTGCCATTAATCACTTAATGACAGCGCTTTTATTATAGCCTAACTACTTAATCAGCATTGGGTATACCGATATTCAAAAATCAGTTACGACTTAATTAAGCGAGAAATATAAAGTAATAGGACTGCACCCACAGTTGCTGTCACTATCGAGCCAATAAATCCACCTGACGATAAACCTAGTAAGCTAAATGTAAAACCACCAACAAGTGATCCAACAATACCAATAACAATATTACCGATAACCCCAAAGCCGGAACCTTTCATTATTTGACCAGCTAACCAACCCGCTATCGCACCAATAATTAGGAATGTAATAATCGACATATACTTCTCCTGTTTTGATTTATTTTGCTCAATATGTCCAAGTGAATCACTTCAACATTCTTTTACAAGAATAGTTAAATTTAATGAAAATCTATAATTATTTCATCAAATTATTTTTGTTTTTAAGAAAATGCATCTAAGTTTAAATTGGCTGGTTCACCGAGCCAATCCAGTCGCTCAGTATGGTCGACATAATCATCACCCGTATCAGCGTGAATTAATATCGTCAAACCATCTCTATGCTCCTCTAACCAAATAATAAATGAATCAAACGCACGACTATTAAAAATAACTTGGAAACTCCAGTTAGGGTGCGGTCCTACAAGCTTTGTATGAAAGCGCCCAATCACGAAAGGAAACTCATTAGAAATAAGTGACCGTAACTCCTGAGCTTGCTGTTGTGTCACTTCATCAAAATACACATGAGCATGATATTTTGAGTAATCATTTTGCAATACTTTTAAAGGAACTGGGCTCATCAATTAATCCACCATGACTTGCTGTGTTGGGTTATGGTAAGACTCAAAAATCATGTCGATATCTTGAGGCAACACTCGACTTAGCGATAATTCAGGGATGTTACTTCGCTCAAAAAATCCAATTTCGGAAATTTCAATATTGGTCAGCGCTTCTCCTGATACAAAATCGCACAAGAAAAACATTTTATAAATATGAAAGGGAAAAATGGGACGATAGTCATGTACTGCTCTATCTTTAATTGCCACTAGTCGAGCATTATCCACTACATAACCAGATTCTTCATACACTTCTCGGATCACACCTTGAGTGGGTGTTTCACATACATCCCCCCAACCGCCCGGTAATGTCCATTTGTTATCCTCACGCTCTCTAACAAGTAAAATTTTATTATCTTTAAGCACGCCCGCTCGTACATCCACTTTTGGCGTAGGGTATCCTGTTTCCGGAATAAAAAGATTCTGTACCTTTTCAACGGGTGTATCACTCAATTCCGCCAGCATCTTATGTGCAATATCTGCCACACTATCAAACCGTTCTAAATCATATTTATCTGTTGAATAAGCATGTCCAGCTTGGCTTAATGCTTGAAGCTGCTTTGCCCAATCTAACCACTGGCTCATCTGCCAACTCCTCAAAGTCTATCACTTTAAGTATTCAATAGCTTAATTATTCAATAACTTAAGTATTCAAAACTAGACAAGCATACTTATCTTCGCTATCACGCACAATGACTGATGAGGCAAAAACTACACTAAGGTTTTATTAAACAACTCTAAAGTTCTGTTCCAAGCAAGATCAGCCTCTTTTTCGGAGTATCTACCCGTTGAATCATTATGGAATCCATGCTGAGTATTTGAGTAAATATGGGCGACATAGTCAACATTCGCTTGCTTGAGATCTTGTTCATATTCAGGCCATGTTGCATTCACTCGCTGATCTTCACTCGCAAACTGCAACACCAGCGGAGCTTTAATCTTTTTACGAAGCGATTTTTCTGCCGGTGTACCATAAAAAGGTACGCCAGCGTTTAAATCGCCACCTAACGTTGCGGCGAGCATATTCACAATGTAACCACCAAAACAAAAACCTACCGCGCCAAGCTTGCCATTACTGCGTTCGCTGGCCTTTAAGTAATTCGCAGCAGCAATGAAATCCTCTTCCACTTTCACTTTATCTAATGAGCTTTGCATGGTTCGACCTTGATCGTCATTTCCCGGATAACCACCTAGGCTGTACAAAGCATCTGGTGCAAAGGCAATAAAGCCCGCTTTTGCCAACCGACGAGCCACATCCTCAATATAAGGGTTCAAACCACGATTTTCATGAATCACCAACACGACTGGTAACTTTCCGGTTTTATTGGTTGGTTCAACATAATACCCTCGGCCTTCTCCATAACCTTTTGGTGACGGAAACGTTCGGTAGCGACCAACAATATCAGGGTCATTAAACGAAACCTGCTCAGCTTGTGCATAGTTTGGCAATAGCGCTGCCGTTAAAGTCGTCATGGTAAAACCTAGTGCCACTAAACCACCTAAACGTGAAAAAAATTCACGCCTATCAATGATCCCATGAGCGTATTCATCGTACCAATTAAAAGCCTCTTGCGGAATAGGCCTATCATTTGTCATCGACGCTTCTGTCATCAGTCTTTCCTTCCGTGGTTTAATCGTTTTTTCATGGATGATCAACGTAAAATACCAAGATGAGTTATCAGTATTTACATTCAAGTTAACTTAATACCCAGCGTCATGAAACCGCTACGTTAAGTAAAGTAAATTAGCCACCGTATTAACTATAACAAAGGTCACAAGTTTTGCTTTAAACCAACCAAGAAAGAATCAAAAAGTAAGAAGATTAAAAAGTACTCGCTTTCAAGAGAAACAGAACCTCGCCTCTTGGTGCACTGAAAATAAGTCTACCCTTACACTTTGGTCGGGGCGCACGAAGTGGTGTAAACACATTTCAGGACGGGACACCTTAAATACAAAAAAAGGCACCCGAAGGTGCCAAAGGCTTATTACATGACAACAAGAAAATTAAATTTTAGCCCCTTGATTGACCCAATCAACCACAAGATTACGTTCTTCATCCGTCATTTTCGTTAAGTTACCTAACGGCATCACACGGGTTTGAACTTGAGATTGAATACGCGGTGCATTAATTTGAATTTCTTCTGCTGTGTCCAACATTACACCTGCTGGTGCGGTCGCAAACATGTTGCTCGTTGGGGTTGCAGAATGGCATTCCACACAACGTTCAGCAATTACCTTCTTAACCTGAGTAAAAGCGGAAGGTACGGCTGCGCTATCCGCACTGGAGGTTTGATCAGCTTTGTTATTAACGTTATTTTCATTCGCTTTCGTCGTAGTGGTTTCAACGATTTTTTCAACATTTTCAGCTGGAGCTTGTTGAGCCACTGGCGCGGTCGGTTGAGACATGCTTGGCATTTTATTCGAGGTTACAAATGCAAGACAAATCATACCTAACACTGCAACAGGAACCGCCCATGCAAACTTCTGGCTGCCGTGACGCGTGTTGAAATAGTGACGAACCAAAATACTAAATACAGATAAACAAGCCAAAATTAACCAGTTGTACTCTGAACCATAGGTACTTGGGAAGTGATTACTGATCATAATGAACAGAACGGGTAACGTTAAGTAGTTATTATGACGAGAGCGCAGCAAACCTTTTGCTGGCAATGCTGGATCAGGCTCCGTGCCCTCTTCAATCGCTTTTACTAAGTTACGCTGGGCAGGCATGATAATGAAAAATACATTACCCACCATGATCGTACCGATGATGGCACCAACATGAATATAAGCGCCACGGCCACTAAACACTTGGCTTAACCCGTAAGCTGCTCCAATTAAGCACACAAACAATACAACACCAAGTAGCATTGGCTTTTTGCCTAGTGGTGAATCACATAGCAAGGTATAAATAACCCAACCACCAATCAAAGATCCGATACCGATGCCAATAGCCGAGCCAACACTTAGCCCAGAACCTGGTGCAATTAAATAAATGTTTGCATTGAGGTAATACACAACGCCCAGCAGTAACACACCGGTTATCCAAGTAAAATAAGCTTCCCACTTAAACCAATGTAGATGTTCTGGCATTTTTGGTGGTGCCAATTTGTACTTCTCAAGATGGTAAATACCCCCACCATGAATGGCCCATAAATCACCCGACAATCCTGTTTTAGGATCGACACGGTTTAAGTTGTTTTCTAACCATACAAAATAGAACGAGGCACCAATCCAAGCGACACCCACTATCATGTGAACCCAGCGGATAGAGAGGTTGAGCCATTCCGTAATATGCGGATCCATAATAATTCTCCTTAACTTTTCCTTGTCTAGAACATCAATACTGTTGGATGTTCTTCAATAGACGGCGTTAGAGTATCCGTACCCTACAATCGATTAGTCGACTTTGGGTAGATTATCTAGTGACAAGATTACTTTTGTGAATTCATCAAAGTACACTTCATCACAGTTATTGCCTTCACCGGCACGATCAACGATTAAGAATTGATCGTCTGGTTGCAGTGCAAGTACTGGATGATGCCAAACCCCTTTGTGATAATTGACACCTTGACGCCCATTACTAAAGAAAGCTCGCAACGCTTGTGGTTGTAAGTCTTCCCCCTTCTCGGCCACGACAATTAAGTACGGGCGACCAAGAAGCGGAATAAATGCTTGAGAGCCTAATGGATGGCGCTCCATCATTTGAACCTGTAATGGGTACGTTAAAGGGGTTGCCTGAAAAATACTGATGATGGGAACACCACCGTTATCTGCCACATCGACATCCGCCATACGGTGATAGCGACGAGTCGAACCGTTATTGATCATAAAGTAGTCACTGGCTTCTTTATCAATCACATCCCCAAATGGCTTAAAAGCGTCCTTGGTTAATGGTTCCACTTTTAATTCAATAGTGGTTTCTACAGTCATGTTATCCCTTCCGTTATTTTTTGCTCTATTGAGCCTGAGTTAGATTCCTTCAAATCTATACTTAAAAACACTCAAAATTGGTGGTTTGGCATATATGACAATAGATAATGTAGCCAACATGCTTTTCACTTATCCGAGTATTACAGACAGTCCTCATTCCCTTTTTATGATTTACATGTCCTGTAGTCGAAACAAAGCGATCTTATTGATCTGCGCAATTGCGGTTGCAAACTCTGTCTCTGCATCGTTATGGATTCTCTCAGCAAATGAAGCCAAGATTTGGTGACGGTTAGCCCCTTTTACCGCCATGATAAAAGGAAACTGGAAACGAGCTTTGTATCGCTCATTAAAATCGGTAAATTGTGAAAACTCTTCAGCGGTGCATTGGCTAATCCCTGCACCTGCT from Vibrio casei includes the following:
- a CDS encoding GlsB/YeaQ/YmgE family stress response membrane protein, coding for MSIITFLIIGAIAGWLAGQIMKGSGFGVIGNIVIGIVGSLVGGFTFSLLGLSSGGFIGSIVTATVGAVLLLYISRLIKS
- a CDS encoding DOPA 4,5-dioxygenase family protein, with the translated sequence MSPVPLKVLQNDYSKYHAHVYFDEVTQQQAQELRSLISNEFPFVIGRFHTKLVGPHPNWSFQVIFNSRAFDSFIIWLEEHRDGLTILIHADTGDDYVDHTERLDWLGEPANLNLDAFS
- a CDS encoding NUDIX hydrolase, whose protein sequence is MSQWLDWAKQLQALSQAGHAYSTDKYDLERFDSVADIAHKMLAELSDTPVEKVQNLFIPETGYPTPKVDVRAGVLKDNKILLVREREDNKWTLPGGWGDVCETPTQGVIREVYEESGYVVDNARLVAIKDRAVHDYRPIFPFHIYKMFFLCDFVSGEALTNIEISEIGFFERSNIPELSLSRVLPQDIDMIFESYHNPTQQVMVD
- a CDS encoding dienelactone hydrolase family protein; translation: MTEASMTNDRPIPQEAFNWYDEYAHGIIDRREFFSRLGGLVALGFTMTTLTAALLPNYAQAEQVSFNDPDIVGRYRTFPSPKGYGEGRGYYVEPTNKTGKLPVVLVIHENRGLNPYIEDVARRLAKAGFIAFAPDALYSLGGYPGNDDQGRTMQSSLDKVKVEEDFIAAANYLKASERSNGKLGAVGFCFGGYIVNMLAATLGGDLNAGVPFYGTPAEKSLRKKIKAPLVLQFASEDQRVNATWPEYEQDLKQANVDYVAHIYSNTQHGFHNDSTGRYSEKEADLAWNRTLELFNKTLV
- a CDS encoding ureidoglycolate lyase; this translates as MTVETTIELKVEPLTKDAFKPFGDVIDKEASDYFMINNGSTRRYHRMADVDVADNGGVPIISIFQATPLTYPLQVQMMERHPLGSQAFIPLLGRPYLIVVAEKGEDLQPQALRAFFSNGRQGVNYHKGVWHHPVLALQPDDQFLIVDRAGEGNNCDEVYFDEFTKVILSLDNLPKVD